Below is a genomic region from Nitrososphaerota archaeon.
AGCAGATAAAATTTTTGAAGAGAAAAAGATTTTTCTTATTCCAGATATATTAGCAAATGCAGGAGGAGTAACAGTAAGCTATTTAGAATGGATACAAAATATTCATAGAGAACATTGGAGCTTAGAAGAAGTAAATAAAAGATTGGAAGAGAGAATGGTAAAATCTTTTAAAGATGTTTATGATTTTTCAAAGAATAAAAATGTAAGTATGAGAGAAGCTGCAATGATGATTGCAGTAAAGAGAGTAGCAGATGCATTAAAAGATTTAGGAGTATGGCCATAACTGAATATATAAATTATGACAAAAAATAATATGTTTTCTAAACATCATTTCTAATAGTTATTAATGCTTTTCCATATATTTAAGAAAAAAGTTTAATATATTTAAAAAATGAAGCTAAAAATAGAGAAAAATTGATTAAAATAGGGACTTCTGGTTATAGCTATTTTTGGAATAAAGGTACTCCAACTCCATTTAAATGGTATATTAATCAAGGATTTAAAACAGTTGAAATAAATTCTACTTTTTATAGATTTCCAACAAGATATATGATTAATGTTTGGAAAGATTCTCCAGAATATTTTGATTTTAGTATAAAAGTTCATAGGTCCATAACTCATTATGCTAAATTAAGTGAAAAAGCATATGATTTATGGAATAGATTTAAATCTTGTTTTAGAGAATTAGAATCTAAAATATGCTTTTGGCTTTTCCAATTTCCTGAAAATTTTATTCCATCAAAAATAAATTTTGAAAAAATAGAAAAATTTTTTAATGAAATAAATATTGGAAATAAAGCTGTATTAGAATTTCGTCATCCATTATGGTGGAAAAATAAAGAAATATGTGAAAAAATTGGAGCAGTATTTTGTTCAGTTAGCGCACCTAACATGCCTGAAGAAATAGTTTCTTTAAATAATGTAGTTTATCTTAGACTTCATGGAAAAGAAGAATGGTATTCATATGTTTATACAAATGAAGAAATAGAAGAAATATTTAAGTTAGTTTATAAAGCTAATGCTGAAAAGAAGTATATCTATTTAAATAATAATCATGGTATGCTACCTAATGGAAAATATTTAATGAAATTAATAGAAGAAGTAGAAAAATGTTTTTAAATTTATAATTGTTTTCTATAATTTAATACTTCTTTATCTCCACTATAAACCATTAAAAGATAAGATATATTTTGTATTGTATGAAAAGTTTCTTTTATGGGTCCTCCTGAAAGATCTCCTTTCATTCTTTCTTGAGATTTTATAATCCCTTCCTCATTCAAATATTTTATAGCTTTTTCAATATTTTTCTCAAATTCAGGTAATTTATCTAATTCTATATTCCTTAATTGCCAAAGAGAAAGAAGGACAGATTCTAAATCACTTTGCCAAGCACTTCCATAAAGAATAGTTAATGCTCTTAATATATCGCTGCAAACTTTATGAAAAACATCTTTTTCTTCTTCTTTTTTTATAAACCTAATTTTTTCAATCATTTTTATCTATTTAAAAAATATTTTTAAAAGAATATAATGTTTTCGATTTTTATTACTTAGAAGTAGGTCTTGAAAACATTGGAATGATTACTAGAAATATGATAAAATATATTATAAACATTAGAACTAGGAATATATTCATTGTTCTTCTTCTTTTCATACTTTTTTCATATTCTTTTTCACATTTTTCACTACAAAAATTTTTATCAGGAGGTATAGAAATTCCACATATTAGACAATGACGGTGCGTAAAAACACTATAATCTTTTTTCATTTTTTTGTATTTAGACGTGGCCTATCACTTATAAAAATATCTTTTAAAAGAAGTATTTATTTTTTAATTTCTAAGTTAAATTTTTAACTCCGAATTCATTTTTACTTCTTCTTTATCCTTATTTGAAAATAAAATATTAAAAACTTACAGCCTAAATTTTTTTAAAAAAAAGAGGAATTTTTGAGTGAAATTAAATTGATTTAATCTTATGTTTATTAGATATTTTAATGTTTTCGTAAGAATTTTAACTACCTAACTTTTTGGCTTTAGATAGATTTTGTTTCCTATAATAGAATTGTTTGGTATCAATACTTTCGTACCATCAGCCTTTATTACAATTGTAAATAATGTTGCAACATCATCCACAATACCATCTTCTCCAGCTAAAGAGACCACATCACCAATTCTAAATGGTCTTGATATCAATAGGAATAATCCTGAAACTGCTTGTCCTAACACTTGTTGAGAAGCAAAGCCTATGACAATGCCTATAAAACCTCCTAAGGCAACACCTGCAGCACCACCAGCAACACCACCAGCTATAGCTGCAACCAAAGCTCCAATACCTATAATTTTCACAATGTTTCTAATGGCAGCTGCTGTAGAATGATCATATTTTGCTCTCATAGACCAGTAGAAAAATGTTGCAACACCACTAACAATCAGATATCCAAAGGCTATGGCAAGCAATATCTGTACATATGCCATATAATCCGCAATGTTTATTCCATATTGTAATAGAAAGCTAGTAAAAAGCCATTGAATAATTGCTGCAATAACAACATAAAGTACTATATAGAAAACTATCTTTACCATGGTTGTTGATGTTTTCTTTGCAATTCCAGTCTTGCTCATATGTTCTTCTCGTGTTG
It encodes:
- a CDS encoding DUF72 domain-containing protein, with product MIKIGTSGYSYFWNKGTPTPFKWYINQGFKTVEINSTFYRFPTRYMINVWKDSPEYFDFSIKVHRSITHYAKLSEKAYDLWNRFKSCFRELESKICFWLFQFPENFIPSKINFEKIEKFFNEINIGNKAVLEFRHPLWWKNKEICEKIGAVFCSVSAPNMPEEIVSLNNVVYLRLHGKEEWYSYVYTNEEIEEIFKLVYKANAEKKYIYLNNNHGMLPNGKYLMKLIEEVEKCF
- a CDS encoding DUF2116 family Zn-ribbon domain-containing protein; its protein translation is MKKDYSVFTHRHCLICGISIPPDKNFCSEKCEKEYEKSMKRRRTMNIFLVLMFIIYFIIFLVIIPMFSRPTSK
- a CDS encoding mechanosensitive ion channel; this encodes MAKKTSTTMVKIVFYIVLYVVIAAIIQWLFTSFLLQYGINIADYMAYVQILLAIAFGYLIVSGVATFFYWSMRAKYDHSTAAAIRNIVKIIGIGALVAAIAGGVAGGAAGVALGGFIGIVIGFASQQVLGQAVSGLFLLISRPFRIGDVVSLAGEDGIVDDVATLFTIVIKADGTKVLIPNNSIIGNKIYLKPKS